Proteins co-encoded in one Babylonia areolata isolate BAREFJ2019XMU chromosome 5, ASM4173473v1, whole genome shotgun sequence genomic window:
- the LOC143282154 gene encoding aryl hydrocarbon receptor nuclear translocator homolog isoform X3 produces the protein MAAATLSPGPSGSGTPDGKTRKRKTGRDSDDEDSQGGSFGHSNEAADKERFARESHCEIERRRRNKMTAYINELCDMVPTCSTLARKPDKLTILRMAVSHMKSLRGTGNTNNDGSYRPSFLTDQELKHLILEAADGFLFVVQCDTGRMIYVSDSITPVLNQSQADLFSTTLYDLVHPDDVEKVRDQLSTTESQNTGRILDLKTGTVKKEGHQSSIRLCMGSRRGFICRMRMGNTHVDPMTANHTVRIRQRNTLGPDSDGNHYAVVHVTGYIKNWPPASKGVQMERSDGEDNGSHCCLVAIGRLQVTNTPNCSDLMGPNATSEFISRHSVDGKFTFVDQRVTSVLGYQPQELLGKVAFDFYHPEDQSHMKDTFDQVLKLKGQVMSIMYRFRASNREWVWLRTSAFSFQNPYTDEVEYIVCTNTSAKNSQQGPVTGMPGEQAPDLVPSLSSYPSAATARPMHTADHMGVGVHAAGKGDYRDTTGYSTGDLYHMGNRGLAQDMYAQAYNQPPAATIKYPSHTSPSAMGLSQQSPAPALGPMGLRRSPAAQTTGPTGWPTQGSYARNDGSSDYGGTGQGHYSHISPNTTSPGAAGLWSQWPQGQGDGSDQQQTSAQQQQPEEFSDMFGMLSQPAPEFNDLSGMFTNFTE, from the exons ATGGCAGCGGCAACGTTGTCACCAGGCCCGTCGGGATCAG GCACACCTGATGGAAAGACCAGGAAGCGGAAGACTGGGAGAGA ttctgacgatgaaGACAGTCAAGGTGGATCCTTTGGACATTCAAATGAGGCGGCCGACAAAGAGAGGTTTGCCAg GGAAAGTCATTGTGAGATTGAGCGGCGGCGGCGGAACAAGATGACAGCTTACATCAACGAGCTGTGTGACATGGTCCCCACCTGCAGCACCCTGGCCCGCAAACCTGACAAACTGACCATCCTACGAATGGCGGTCTCCCACATGAAGTCCCTGAGAG GTACAGGTAACACCAACAATGATGGTTCCTACAGACCCTCCTTTCTCACTGACCAGGAGCTGAAGCATCTCATTCTGGAG GCTGCAGATGGCTTCCTGTTTGTGGTGCAGTGCGACACAGGCAGAATGATATATGTGTCAGACTCCATTACACCTGTCCTCAACCAGAGTCAG GCTGACCTGTTCAGCACCACCCTGTATGATCTGGTTCACCCTGATGATGTGGAGAAGGTCAGGGACCAGCTGTCCACTACAGAGTCTCAGAACACAGGACGCATCCTGGATCTGAAAA CTGGTACAGTGAAGAAGGAAGGCCATCAAT CATCAATACGACTGTGCATGGGATCCCGGCGTGGCTTCATCTGCCGCATGAGGATGGGTAACACCCATGTGGACCCCATGACTGCCAACCACACGGTTCGCATCCGCCAGCGCAACACGCTGGGGCCCGACTCTGACGGCAACCACTATGCTGTTGTGCACGTCACGGGCTACATCAAGAACTGGCCTCCTGCCAGTAAAG GTGTCCAGATGGAGCGGTCAGATGGGGAGGACAATGGCAGCCACTGTTGCCTTGTGGCCATTGGTCGGCTGCAGGTGACCAACACCCCTAACTGCAGTGACCTCATGGGGCCCAATGCCACCTCCGAATTCATCTCACGACACAGCGTGGATGGCAAGTTCACCTTTGTCGATCAGAG AGTGACGTCCGTGTTGGGTTACCAGCCCCAGGAACTGCTGGGGAAGGTAGCCTTTGACTTCTACCACCCTGAGGACCAGAGCCACATGAAAGACACCTTTGACCAAG tgttgaagCTGAAGGGTCAAGTGATGTCCATCATGTACCGTTTCCGAGCCTCGAACCGTGAGTGGGTGTGGTTGAGGACGTCGGCATTCAGTTTCCAGAACCCCTACACAGATGAAGTGGAGTACATCGTGTGCACCAACACATCTGCTaa GAACTCGCAGCAGGGCCCGGTGACAGGCATGCCAGGGGAGCAGGCCCCTGACCTGGTGCCCTCTCTCAGCTCCTACCCCAGTGCCGCCACTGCCCGCCCAATGCACACCGCCGACCACATGGGGGTTGGGGTGCATGCAGCTGGCAAGGGAGACTACCGGGACACCACTGGCTACTCCACGGGGGACCTGTACCACATGGGGAACCGTGGCCTGGCCCAGGACATGTACGCCCAGGCGTACAACCAGCCACCGGCAGCCACCATCAAGTACCCCTCACACACCAGCCCCTCGGCCATGGGGCTCAGCCAGCAGTCCCCAGCTCCAGCCCTGGGACCCATGGGGCTACGCCGCTCCCCCGCCGCCCAGACCACCGGACCCACCGGCTGGCCCACGCAAGGCAGCTATGCGCGAAACGAT GGCAGCAGTGACTATGGTGGAACAGGACAGGGCCACTACAGTCATATCAGTCCAAACACAACTTCTCCAG gtGCAGCAGGCCTGTGGTCCCAGTGGCCTCAGGGGCAGGGGGATGGCAGCGACCAGCAGCAGACAtcggcacagcagcagcagccggaaGAGTTCAGTGACATGTTTGGCATGCTCAGCCAGCCAGCCCCCGAGTTCAATGATCTGTCTGGCATGTTCACCAACTTCACAGAATAG
- the LOC143282154 gene encoding aryl hydrocarbon receptor nuclear translocator homolog isoform X1 yields the protein MAAATLSPGPSGSGTPDGKTRKRKTGRDSDDEDSQGGSFGHSNEAADKERFARESHCEIERRRRNKMTAYINELCDMVPTCSTLARKPDKLTILRMAVSHMKSLRGTGNTNSHYLSGTGNTNNDGSYRPSFLTDQELKHLILEAADGFLFVVQCDTGRMIYVSDSITPVLNQSQADLFSTTLYDLVHPDDVEKVRDQLSTTESQNTGRILDLKTGTVKKEGHQSSIRLCMGSRRGFICRMRMGNTHVDPMTANHTVRIRQRNTLGPDSDGNHYAVVHVTGYIKNWPPASKGVQMERSDGEDNGSHCCLVAIGRLQVTNTPNCSDLMGPNATSEFISRHSVDGKFTFVDQRVTSVLGYQPQELLGKVAFDFYHPEDQSHMKDTFDQVLKLKGQVMSIMYRFRASNREWVWLRTSAFSFQNPYTDEVEYIVCTNTSAKNSQQGPVTGMPGEQAPDLVPSLSSYPSAATARPMHTADHMGVGVHAAGKGDYRDTTGYSTGDLYHMGNRGLAQDMYAQAYNQPPAATIKYPSHTSPSAMGLSQQSPAPALGPMGLRRSPAAQTTGPTGWPTQGSYARNDGSSDYGGTGQGHYSHISPNTTSPGAAGLWSQWPQGQGDGSDQQQTSAQQQQPEEFSDMFGMLSQPAPEFNDLSGMFTNFTE from the exons ATGGCAGCGGCAACGTTGTCACCAGGCCCGTCGGGATCAG GCACACCTGATGGAAAGACCAGGAAGCGGAAGACTGGGAGAGA ttctgacgatgaaGACAGTCAAGGTGGATCCTTTGGACATTCAAATGAGGCGGCCGACAAAGAGAGGTTTGCCAg GGAAAGTCATTGTGAGATTGAGCGGCGGCGGCGGAACAAGATGACAGCTTACATCAACGAGCTGTGTGACATGGTCCCCACCTGCAGCACCCTGGCCCGCAAACCTGACAAACTGACCATCCTACGAATGGCGGTCTCCCACATGAAGTCCCTGAGAG GTACAGGTAATACCAACAGTCATTATTTATCAGGTACAGGTAACACCAACAATGATGGTTCCTACAGACCCTCCTTTCTCACTGACCAGGAGCTGAAGCATCTCATTCTGGAG GCTGCAGATGGCTTCCTGTTTGTGGTGCAGTGCGACACAGGCAGAATGATATATGTGTCAGACTCCATTACACCTGTCCTCAACCAGAGTCAG GCTGACCTGTTCAGCACCACCCTGTATGATCTGGTTCACCCTGATGATGTGGAGAAGGTCAGGGACCAGCTGTCCACTACAGAGTCTCAGAACACAGGACGCATCCTGGATCTGAAAA CTGGTACAGTGAAGAAGGAAGGCCATCAAT CATCAATACGACTGTGCATGGGATCCCGGCGTGGCTTCATCTGCCGCATGAGGATGGGTAACACCCATGTGGACCCCATGACTGCCAACCACACGGTTCGCATCCGCCAGCGCAACACGCTGGGGCCCGACTCTGACGGCAACCACTATGCTGTTGTGCACGTCACGGGCTACATCAAGAACTGGCCTCCTGCCAGTAAAG GTGTCCAGATGGAGCGGTCAGATGGGGAGGACAATGGCAGCCACTGTTGCCTTGTGGCCATTGGTCGGCTGCAGGTGACCAACACCCCTAACTGCAGTGACCTCATGGGGCCCAATGCCACCTCCGAATTCATCTCACGACACAGCGTGGATGGCAAGTTCACCTTTGTCGATCAGAG AGTGACGTCCGTGTTGGGTTACCAGCCCCAGGAACTGCTGGGGAAGGTAGCCTTTGACTTCTACCACCCTGAGGACCAGAGCCACATGAAAGACACCTTTGACCAAG tgttgaagCTGAAGGGTCAAGTGATGTCCATCATGTACCGTTTCCGAGCCTCGAACCGTGAGTGGGTGTGGTTGAGGACGTCGGCATTCAGTTTCCAGAACCCCTACACAGATGAAGTGGAGTACATCGTGTGCACCAACACATCTGCTaa GAACTCGCAGCAGGGCCCGGTGACAGGCATGCCAGGGGAGCAGGCCCCTGACCTGGTGCCCTCTCTCAGCTCCTACCCCAGTGCCGCCACTGCCCGCCCAATGCACACCGCCGACCACATGGGGGTTGGGGTGCATGCAGCTGGCAAGGGAGACTACCGGGACACCACTGGCTACTCCACGGGGGACCTGTACCACATGGGGAACCGTGGCCTGGCCCAGGACATGTACGCCCAGGCGTACAACCAGCCACCGGCAGCCACCATCAAGTACCCCTCACACACCAGCCCCTCGGCCATGGGGCTCAGCCAGCAGTCCCCAGCTCCAGCCCTGGGACCCATGGGGCTACGCCGCTCCCCCGCCGCCCAGACCACCGGACCCACCGGCTGGCCCACGCAAGGCAGCTATGCGCGAAACGAT GGCAGCAGTGACTATGGTGGAACAGGACAGGGCCACTACAGTCATATCAGTCCAAACACAACTTCTCCAG gtGCAGCAGGCCTGTGGTCCCAGTGGCCTCAGGGGCAGGGGGATGGCAGCGACCAGCAGCAGACAtcggcacagcagcagcagccggaaGAGTTCAGTGACATGTTTGGCATGCTCAGCCAGCCAGCCCCCGAGTTCAATGATCTGTCTGGCATGTTCACCAACTTCACAGAATAG
- the LOC143282154 gene encoding aryl hydrocarbon receptor nuclear translocator homolog isoform X2, with protein MAAATLSPGPSGSGTPDGKTRKRKTGRDSDDEDSQGGSFGHSNEAADKERFARESHCEIERRRRNKMTAYINELCDMVPTCSTLARKPDKLTILRMAVSHMKSLRGTGNTNSHYLSGTGNTNNDGSYRPSFLTDQELKHLILEAADGFLFVVQCDTGRMIYVSDSITPVLNQSQADLFSTTLYDLVHPDDVEKVRDQLSTTESQNTGRILDLKTGTVKKEGHQSSIRLCMGSRRGFICRMRMGNTHVDPMTANHTVRIRQRNTLGPDSDGNHYAVVHVTGYIKNWPPASVQMERSDGEDNGSHCCLVAIGRLQVTNTPNCSDLMGPNATSEFISRHSVDGKFTFVDQRVTSVLGYQPQELLGKVAFDFYHPEDQSHMKDTFDQVLKLKGQVMSIMYRFRASNREWVWLRTSAFSFQNPYTDEVEYIVCTNTSAKNSQQGPVTGMPGEQAPDLVPSLSSYPSAATARPMHTADHMGVGVHAAGKGDYRDTTGYSTGDLYHMGNRGLAQDMYAQAYNQPPAATIKYPSHTSPSAMGLSQQSPAPALGPMGLRRSPAAQTTGPTGWPTQGSYARNDGSSDYGGTGQGHYSHISPNTTSPGAAGLWSQWPQGQGDGSDQQQTSAQQQQPEEFSDMFGMLSQPAPEFNDLSGMFTNFTE; from the exons ATGGCAGCGGCAACGTTGTCACCAGGCCCGTCGGGATCAG GCACACCTGATGGAAAGACCAGGAAGCGGAAGACTGGGAGAGA ttctgacgatgaaGACAGTCAAGGTGGATCCTTTGGACATTCAAATGAGGCGGCCGACAAAGAGAGGTTTGCCAg GGAAAGTCATTGTGAGATTGAGCGGCGGCGGCGGAACAAGATGACAGCTTACATCAACGAGCTGTGTGACATGGTCCCCACCTGCAGCACCCTGGCCCGCAAACCTGACAAACTGACCATCCTACGAATGGCGGTCTCCCACATGAAGTCCCTGAGAG GTACAGGTAATACCAACAGTCATTATTTATCAGGTACAGGTAACACCAACAATGATGGTTCCTACAGACCCTCCTTTCTCACTGACCAGGAGCTGAAGCATCTCATTCTGGAG GCTGCAGATGGCTTCCTGTTTGTGGTGCAGTGCGACACAGGCAGAATGATATATGTGTCAGACTCCATTACACCTGTCCTCAACCAGAGTCAG GCTGACCTGTTCAGCACCACCCTGTATGATCTGGTTCACCCTGATGATGTGGAGAAGGTCAGGGACCAGCTGTCCACTACAGAGTCTCAGAACACAGGACGCATCCTGGATCTGAAAA CTGGTACAGTGAAGAAGGAAGGCCATCAAT CATCAATACGACTGTGCATGGGATCCCGGCGTGGCTTCATCTGCCGCATGAGGATGGGTAACACCCATGTGGACCCCATGACTGCCAACCACACGGTTCGCATCCGCCAGCGCAACACGCTGGGGCCCGACTCTGACGGCAACCACTATGCTGTTGTGCACGTCACGGGCTACATCAAGAACTGGCCTCCTGCCA GTGTCCAGATGGAGCGGTCAGATGGGGAGGACAATGGCAGCCACTGTTGCCTTGTGGCCATTGGTCGGCTGCAGGTGACCAACACCCCTAACTGCAGTGACCTCATGGGGCCCAATGCCACCTCCGAATTCATCTCACGACACAGCGTGGATGGCAAGTTCACCTTTGTCGATCAGAG AGTGACGTCCGTGTTGGGTTACCAGCCCCAGGAACTGCTGGGGAAGGTAGCCTTTGACTTCTACCACCCTGAGGACCAGAGCCACATGAAAGACACCTTTGACCAAG tgttgaagCTGAAGGGTCAAGTGATGTCCATCATGTACCGTTTCCGAGCCTCGAACCGTGAGTGGGTGTGGTTGAGGACGTCGGCATTCAGTTTCCAGAACCCCTACACAGATGAAGTGGAGTACATCGTGTGCACCAACACATCTGCTaa GAACTCGCAGCAGGGCCCGGTGACAGGCATGCCAGGGGAGCAGGCCCCTGACCTGGTGCCCTCTCTCAGCTCCTACCCCAGTGCCGCCACTGCCCGCCCAATGCACACCGCCGACCACATGGGGGTTGGGGTGCATGCAGCTGGCAAGGGAGACTACCGGGACACCACTGGCTACTCCACGGGGGACCTGTACCACATGGGGAACCGTGGCCTGGCCCAGGACATGTACGCCCAGGCGTACAACCAGCCACCGGCAGCCACCATCAAGTACCCCTCACACACCAGCCCCTCGGCCATGGGGCTCAGCCAGCAGTCCCCAGCTCCAGCCCTGGGACCCATGGGGCTACGCCGCTCCCCCGCCGCCCAGACCACCGGACCCACCGGCTGGCCCACGCAAGGCAGCTATGCGCGAAACGAT GGCAGCAGTGACTATGGTGGAACAGGACAGGGCCACTACAGTCATATCAGTCCAAACACAACTTCTCCAG gtGCAGCAGGCCTGTGGTCCCAGTGGCCTCAGGGGCAGGGGGATGGCAGCGACCAGCAGCAGACAtcggcacagcagcagcagccggaaGAGTTCAGTGACATGTTTGGCATGCTCAGCCAGCCAGCCCCCGAGTTCAATGATCTGTCTGGCATGTTCACCAACTTCACAGAATAG
- the LOC143282154 gene encoding aryl hydrocarbon receptor nuclear translocator homolog isoform X4, with protein sequence MAAATLSPGPSGSGTPDGKTRKRKTGRDSDDEDSQGGSFGHSNEAADKERFARESHCEIERRRRNKMTAYINELCDMVPTCSTLARKPDKLTILRMAVSHMKSLRGTGNTNNDGSYRPSFLTDQELKHLILEAADGFLFVVQCDTGRMIYVSDSITPVLNQSQADLFSTTLYDLVHPDDVEKVRDQLSTTESQNTGRILDLKTGTVKKEGHQSSIRLCMGSRRGFICRMRMGNTHVDPMTANHTVRIRQRNTLGPDSDGNHYAVVHVTGYIKNWPPASVQMERSDGEDNGSHCCLVAIGRLQVTNTPNCSDLMGPNATSEFISRHSVDGKFTFVDQRVTSVLGYQPQELLGKVAFDFYHPEDQSHMKDTFDQVLKLKGQVMSIMYRFRASNREWVWLRTSAFSFQNPYTDEVEYIVCTNTSAKNSQQGPVTGMPGEQAPDLVPSLSSYPSAATARPMHTADHMGVGVHAAGKGDYRDTTGYSTGDLYHMGNRGLAQDMYAQAYNQPPAATIKYPSHTSPSAMGLSQQSPAPALGPMGLRRSPAAQTTGPTGWPTQGSYARNDGSSDYGGTGQGHYSHISPNTTSPGAAGLWSQWPQGQGDGSDQQQTSAQQQQPEEFSDMFGMLSQPAPEFNDLSGMFTNFTE encoded by the exons ATGGCAGCGGCAACGTTGTCACCAGGCCCGTCGGGATCAG GCACACCTGATGGAAAGACCAGGAAGCGGAAGACTGGGAGAGA ttctgacgatgaaGACAGTCAAGGTGGATCCTTTGGACATTCAAATGAGGCGGCCGACAAAGAGAGGTTTGCCAg GGAAAGTCATTGTGAGATTGAGCGGCGGCGGCGGAACAAGATGACAGCTTACATCAACGAGCTGTGTGACATGGTCCCCACCTGCAGCACCCTGGCCCGCAAACCTGACAAACTGACCATCCTACGAATGGCGGTCTCCCACATGAAGTCCCTGAGAG GTACAGGTAACACCAACAATGATGGTTCCTACAGACCCTCCTTTCTCACTGACCAGGAGCTGAAGCATCTCATTCTGGAG GCTGCAGATGGCTTCCTGTTTGTGGTGCAGTGCGACACAGGCAGAATGATATATGTGTCAGACTCCATTACACCTGTCCTCAACCAGAGTCAG GCTGACCTGTTCAGCACCACCCTGTATGATCTGGTTCACCCTGATGATGTGGAGAAGGTCAGGGACCAGCTGTCCACTACAGAGTCTCAGAACACAGGACGCATCCTGGATCTGAAAA CTGGTACAGTGAAGAAGGAAGGCCATCAAT CATCAATACGACTGTGCATGGGATCCCGGCGTGGCTTCATCTGCCGCATGAGGATGGGTAACACCCATGTGGACCCCATGACTGCCAACCACACGGTTCGCATCCGCCAGCGCAACACGCTGGGGCCCGACTCTGACGGCAACCACTATGCTGTTGTGCACGTCACGGGCTACATCAAGAACTGGCCTCCTGCCA GTGTCCAGATGGAGCGGTCAGATGGGGAGGACAATGGCAGCCACTGTTGCCTTGTGGCCATTGGTCGGCTGCAGGTGACCAACACCCCTAACTGCAGTGACCTCATGGGGCCCAATGCCACCTCCGAATTCATCTCACGACACAGCGTGGATGGCAAGTTCACCTTTGTCGATCAGAG AGTGACGTCCGTGTTGGGTTACCAGCCCCAGGAACTGCTGGGGAAGGTAGCCTTTGACTTCTACCACCCTGAGGACCAGAGCCACATGAAAGACACCTTTGACCAAG tgttgaagCTGAAGGGTCAAGTGATGTCCATCATGTACCGTTTCCGAGCCTCGAACCGTGAGTGGGTGTGGTTGAGGACGTCGGCATTCAGTTTCCAGAACCCCTACACAGATGAAGTGGAGTACATCGTGTGCACCAACACATCTGCTaa GAACTCGCAGCAGGGCCCGGTGACAGGCATGCCAGGGGAGCAGGCCCCTGACCTGGTGCCCTCTCTCAGCTCCTACCCCAGTGCCGCCACTGCCCGCCCAATGCACACCGCCGACCACATGGGGGTTGGGGTGCATGCAGCTGGCAAGGGAGACTACCGGGACACCACTGGCTACTCCACGGGGGACCTGTACCACATGGGGAACCGTGGCCTGGCCCAGGACATGTACGCCCAGGCGTACAACCAGCCACCGGCAGCCACCATCAAGTACCCCTCACACACCAGCCCCTCGGCCATGGGGCTCAGCCAGCAGTCCCCAGCTCCAGCCCTGGGACCCATGGGGCTACGCCGCTCCCCCGCCGCCCAGACCACCGGACCCACCGGCTGGCCCACGCAAGGCAGCTATGCGCGAAACGAT GGCAGCAGTGACTATGGTGGAACAGGACAGGGCCACTACAGTCATATCAGTCCAAACACAACTTCTCCAG gtGCAGCAGGCCTGTGGTCCCAGTGGCCTCAGGGGCAGGGGGATGGCAGCGACCAGCAGCAGACAtcggcacagcagcagcagccggaaGAGTTCAGTGACATGTTTGGCATGCTCAGCCAGCCAGCCCCCGAGTTCAATGATCTGTCTGGCATGTTCACCAACTTCACAGAATAG